Part of the bacterium genome, CACCCGCCCTCGCGAGTTGGTACACCTTGCCTCGACTCAGCCCGGTGATCTGCATGACTTCGGCGGCGGTGAGCAGCTTCAGGCCCCCCGATCCGTTGGCGGGCTCGCTGGACGGCGCAATCGCTTCGAGTCTCTCCAGACGCGCGACGAGATCAGCCTGTCGCTGAGTCAGTACCTGAAGCTCGGCTACGATGGCGGCGCGTTCTGTCACGCTGCTTCACTGCTCGGATCGAACATGTGCACGCCCAAGTGTTCCGCGAGCCAGGCTACGTTATGTACTCGCAGAGCCGTTGTTGCTTGCTCTTCGGAACGGAGACTCATTGTTACGCGAGCGCCTTCGATGCCAGATTCCCAACCTGTTGCCGATGTTGGGGATTCCTGGTGAAGAAGCGAGTTAAGAGAAGAGAGCATCGAGGGAAGAGAGACGAGTCCAGAGCCTGGAGCGAATAGGTCAGAGTAGAGAACACCTGCTGTTCACCCACCAGGAGATCCCCCGCGCCGTGCGAGGTACGGTGGCACACCCTCAATACGCGCGATGATCTTTCGCACAACGGACTTCCGCGCACCGTCGGGCAATGGATCGCCGTCTGCATCCTTGACCACCTCACCGATGCGCGCCTTCAGGACACAGTCTCCGTAGATGTCATCGGGTGTGAGCCGGTGTAGGAATCCGGGAGGATTCAAGCCGATGCTCTGCGTGAAGTCCTTCGCGAAGTTGCCCAGGAGGGACGGGTACTGCGTCGGGCGAGGCTGCGCGACATAGCGACGAACCCTGTAGCCTCCGAGATCAAGCTCGGGCTCCCCGAGCGGCCCGCGCTCGATTACGAACTCCGAGACGAACGTGAGGCGCCGGTACGTCTCGATGATCCGGTACTCGACGTACCCGATCAGGTACACACCATCGGGGACGCGCGTGAAGCGAGAGGATCGCAGCGGATCGTGTTGAATGTCCTTTGAGATCTCGCCAGAGGCAGCGTCGCGCTCGTTCTCTGCGAACACTACTTGGAGATCGGGCCGCGTCATTTCGTAGTCCTCGGGCGATCGTTAGGCACTGGATGGTATCGGCGGCTCTCGATCCACTGGTCCACATCGGCGAGCCGCACGCGCAGCCAGCTGCCGATCTGGTACGCAGGGAGCTGCCCGTCTCGGATTGCTGCCCAAAGCCGTCGAGCGTA contains:
- a CDS encoding helix-turn-helix domain-containing protein, whose amino-acid sequence is MTERAAIVAELQVLTQRQADLVARLERLEAIAPSSEPANGSGGLKLLTAAEVMQITGLSRGKVYQLARAGGLGVVRCGEKSLRFSERGLSTWLERGEI